The following are encoded in a window of Solibacillus sp. FSL R7-0668 genomic DNA:
- a CDS encoding HNH endonuclease encodes MKKLTRTPDLLPEKLKDSSKKADLYLNLRDPKTKKIRPRWNTITEKKVKIVRENLSKLSEEECAYCGRRIVASDLDVDHYLPSSEFPYLAYCWENYLPSCKRCNQALKRDYVPPALKGKQIIESCMAATLKYDYVYNASQLYKLSNLERLINPAFDIIEDHLEFSPEFFYYKAKTKIGEKTNEIFFEDIQSQRFLEKISILVKGLVAQGVNWSSIQDLIDTYGSSYYYKKYWEYWMDEKLNNRL; translated from the coding sequence ATGAAGAAATTAACTAGAACACCCGATTTATTACCGGAAAAATTAAAGGATTCAAGTAAAAAAGCTGATTTGTATTTAAATTTGAGGGATCCAAAAACAAAGAAAATCCGTCCTCGATGGAATACAATTACTGAAAAGAAAGTTAAAATTGTAAGAGAGAATCTATCGAAGCTATCTGAAGAAGAATGTGCATATTGTGGGCGCCGGATTGTTGCGAGTGATTTGGATGTGGATCACTATTTACCTTCCTCAGAGTTCCCGTATTTGGCATATTGTTGGGAGAATTATTTGCCAAGCTGTAAAAGGTGTAACCAAGCGTTAAAAAGAGATTATGTTCCGCCAGCGTTAAAGGGGAAACAGATTATAGAATCCTGTATGGCAGCCACTCTAAAGTATGATTATGTTTATAATGCATCTCAGCTATATAAACTATCGAATTTAGAGAGGCTCATTAACCCCGCGTTTGATATAATAGAAGATCATTTGGAATTTAGCCCAGAATTTTTTTACTATAAAGCGAAGACAAAAATTGGCGAGAAAACAAATGAAATTTTCTTTGAGGATATACAATCCCAAAGATTTCTTGAGAAAATTAGTATTCTCGTAAAGGGTTTGGTAGCGCAAGGGGTAAATTGGTCTTCGATTCAAGACTTAATCGATACGTATGGA